The following proteins come from a genomic window of Paenibacillus wynnii:
- a CDS encoding extracellular solute-binding protein, translating into MALLLVTTACSGKEGDIVKGGGEKITLKMMHLWPDGNNSAQNKMVKEIIREFEKANPNIKIATEVLENEQYKSKLTILAASNDLPDIGFTWAAGFMDPYVKGNKFSVLDDLLQGELNGKFVAGTTEPYSFDSKTYALPVELNIVPVYYNKEIFTEFNLKPPQTLDDLKTIIRTLNDNGITPVTLGGKDGWPASFWYMYLADRIGGSEVLDKAVANQDFTDPSLLEAARQVQELVNLNTFIKGYNGLSHDEAKVQFMNGKSAMFAMGTWELPDYTTTADISQEFKDNIGYFKFPKVAGGKGNVDDWVGGPGTGLFVSQNSEHVREAKRFVSFFVQKWGEHSVVDAGVIPATKVDTAAIKLPQMFIDLLDELNKANKVTLYLDTQMKPVASSMHINLVQALFAEAVTPEDFIKKQDEALKADK; encoded by the coding sequence CTGGCTCTGCTACTGGTTACAACTGCTTGTAGCGGGAAAGAAGGGGACATCGTTAAGGGCGGCGGCGAGAAAATCACCTTGAAAATGATGCATCTATGGCCGGATGGCAACAACTCCGCACAAAACAAAATGGTAAAAGAAATCATTCGTGAGTTTGAGAAAGCCAATCCGAATATCAAAATCGCGACGGAAGTCCTCGAGAACGAGCAGTACAAGAGCAAGCTGACCATTCTTGCCGCATCCAATGATCTGCCGGACATCGGATTTACCTGGGCAGCCGGTTTCATGGATCCCTATGTCAAAGGAAACAAGTTTTCGGTCTTAGACGATCTTTTACAGGGGGAGCTGAATGGGAAATTCGTAGCCGGTACGACGGAACCGTACTCTTTTGATAGTAAGACATATGCTCTTCCAGTCGAACTGAACATTGTTCCGGTCTATTATAACAAAGAGATATTTACAGAATTCAACCTGAAGCCTCCACAAACCTTGGACGATCTCAAAACGATCATCCGAACGCTGAACGATAACGGTATTACTCCCGTTACCCTTGGCGGCAAGGACGGTTGGCCGGCTTCCTTCTGGTACATGTACCTAGCAGATCGCATCGGAGGGTCGGAAGTGTTGGATAAAGCCGTTGCGAACCAGGATTTCACGGACCCTTCATTGCTTGAGGCCGCAAGACAAGTGCAAGAGCTGGTGAACTTGAACACGTTCATTAAAGGCTATAACGGGTTGTCCCACGACGAGGCCAAAGTCCAGTTCATGAACGGGAAATCGGCCATGTTCGCCATGGGTACTTGGGAACTGCCCGACTACACGACCACGGCGGACATATCCCAGGAATTTAAAGACAATATCGGTTATTTTAAATTCCCTAAAGTTGCAGGCGGCAAAGGTAATGTGGATGATTGGGTTGGCGGCCCGGGAACTGGATTGTTCGTTTCCCAGAATTCCGAGCATGTCCGGGAGGCCAAAAGATTCGTCAGCTTCTTCGTTCAGAAGTGGGGAGAGCATTCTGTTGTCGATGCGGGTGTAATCCCCGCCACCAAAGTAGATACCGCGGCCATCAAGCTCCCGCAAATGTTCATTGATCTATTAGACGAATTGAATAAGGCCAATAAAGTAACCCTTTATCTGGATACTCAGATGAAACCGGTCGCTTCCAGTATGCATATTAATTTGGTTCAGGCGCTGTTCGCCGAAGCAGTAACTCCTGAAGACTTCATCAAGAAACAGGATGAGGCGCTTAAAGCGGATAAGTAG
- a CDS encoding response regulator transcription factor, which translates to MRSRTILIVDDEPRSREGMKKILGVWAAGQYEILTASNAMAAMQILEEIPVELIITDIRMPEISGLALVSQLREKKIQRQPSVILISGHAQFEYAQQAIHLSVMDYLLKPASREKLIASVESALKAGEEREHIVFMRKMTDPQLMAIRDEEAALSDPVRQAMHYVETHIEEAVSLQEVAAHVHLNGSYFSALFKEQCQITFSEYVARRKLQKAKELLLKTNLPIAEIASRTGYQAVKYFNKLFKEYEGMSPGRYRSMRDGTEAHIQ; encoded by the coding sequence ATGAGGAGTCGAACGATTCTTATCGTCGACGATGAACCGAGATCGAGAGAAGGAATGAAGAAAATACTTGGGGTATGGGCAGCCGGTCAATATGAGATCCTCACGGCAAGCAATGCAATGGCCGCTATGCAAATTCTTGAGGAAATTCCTGTGGAACTCATAATAACGGACATCCGCATGCCGGAAATCAGCGGCCTTGCACTTGTTAGCCAATTGAGGGAGAAAAAGATCCAGCGCCAGCCATCTGTTATTCTCATCTCCGGACATGCCCAGTTCGAATATGCCCAGCAAGCGATTCATTTGTCCGTAATGGACTATTTGTTAAAGCCGGCCAGCCGGGAAAAGCTGATCGCATCTGTGGAGAGTGCCCTAAAGGCGGGGGAAGAGCGAGAGCATATCGTCTTCATGCGGAAGATGACCGATCCGCAGTTGATGGCAATACGGGATGAAGAAGCCGCACTAAGTGATCCGGTGCGCCAGGCAATGCACTATGTGGAGACGCATATAGAGGAAGCGGTAAGCCTGCAGGAAGTCGCCGCGCATGTTCATCTGAACGGTAGCTATTTTAGCGCGCTTTTCAAAGAGCAATGCCAGATTACTTTCAGCGAATACGTGGCCCGCAGAAAATTGCAGAAAGCGAAGGAATTACTGCTGAAAACAAATCTGCCCATAGCGGAAATTGCCAGCCGTACCGGTTATCAGGCCGTTAAATATTTTAACAAGCTGTTCAAGGAATACGAAGGAATGAGTCCGGGGCGTTATCGATCGATGAGGGACGGAACGGAAGCTCATATCCAATAA
- a CDS encoding sensor histidine kinase — MLSRLKFNTLRNQMLVGFLAVMLIILTFVGGITFHSVSTLLKNNAEKHIQQTAIQANGRLEGILEQINSLTTLVATNEYIQQLLLRDIEGKPATFAERQALPPIINLVQMYTEGIKSVGLYNKDGARLYPLDESSLRDKVPEDWITMATKKEGSLVWFGIDPLDSTSLVAIRQISLIDRHFMTGGYLLIRSDRSKFALNGSLSEEEERETVLLLASDGQLITSNDETISQETASMLAKGGGDQVASIGKKSFVVVKQRSSVTGWTLLILTPVNVITEGISVLRMTIVVSAIMGTILFTLLSFFLSTLITRPVFKLIKAMRGTSLGILKSIENVSSTMEIQELNYSYNKMVDNINELIQLVYEKELSRSHTELKALQAQINPHFLFNTLDVLYWSLLDKDEDELAGYVVAMSDLFRYTITGPNKSGWVKLSDELEHVRRYLLIMKMRFEERLDWEIESPPELGDVDLPRLLLQPLVENAILHGVESKIEPGRVRLKVARDGERIAITVEDDGVGMDEDKLSSLLEELESGKVTSSKDSGVGIANVQRRLQLFFTGKDEQSAVMVIDSRKGEGTRINIQIPVQGGRTP; from the coding sequence ATGTTATCGAGGTTAAAGTTTAATACGCTGCGGAATCAAATGCTGGTTGGTTTTCTCGCTGTCATGCTCATCATTCTGACGTTCGTTGGGGGGATTACCTTTCATTCGGTCTCGACGCTGCTCAAGAATAACGCGGAAAAGCATATTCAACAAACCGCGATTCAGGCCAACGGCCGCCTGGAGGGCATTCTCGAACAGATCAATTCTCTCACGACGCTGGTAGCGACCAACGAGTATATCCAGCAACTGCTTTTACGGGATATAGAGGGAAAGCCCGCTACCTTTGCAGAGCGGCAGGCGCTGCCACCCATTATCAATCTGGTTCAAATGTACACGGAAGGCATCAAATCGGTTGGGCTTTACAACAAAGACGGAGCGAGGCTGTACCCTCTTGACGAGAGCAGCCTGAGAGATAAGGTACCTGAGGATTGGATTACAATGGCGACCAAGAAGGAAGGAAGCCTCGTCTGGTTCGGCATCGACCCGCTTGATTCCACATCACTTGTGGCGATTCGGCAGATCAGCCTCATCGATAGGCATTTCATGACAGGCGGGTATTTGCTCATCCGCTCAGACCGCAGCAAGTTTGCACTGAACGGTTCCTTGTCTGAAGAAGAGGAACGGGAGACGGTGTTGCTCCTCGCTTCCGACGGCCAGCTCATCACCTCTAATGATGAAACCATTTCGCAAGAGACGGCGTCCATGCTAGCGAAGGGAGGAGGCGATCAGGTCGCTTCCATCGGCAAGAAGTCCTTTGTGGTCGTCAAGCAGCGATCTTCCGTAACGGGATGGACGCTTCTCATTTTAACACCGGTTAACGTCATCACCGAAGGCATATCGGTATTGCGGATGACTATCGTCGTATCGGCCATCATGGGCACCATTTTATTCACCTTGCTCTCTTTTTTCCTATCTACCCTCATTACTCGACCTGTTTTTAAGCTGATCAAAGCCATGAGAGGTACCAGTCTCGGTATTCTGAAGTCCATCGAAAACGTGTCGTCCACCATGGAAATTCAGGAGCTGAATTATTCATATAATAAAATGGTTGATAACATTAACGAGCTGATCCAGTTGGTTTATGAGAAAGAGCTATCCCGGAGCCACACCGAGTTAAAGGCACTTCAAGCGCAAATCAATCCGCATTTTTTGTTCAATACTCTGGATGTTCTGTACTGGTCACTGTTGGATAAGGATGAAGACGAGCTGGCCGGGTATGTAGTCGCCATGTCTGATTTGTTCCGGTATACCATCACCGGGCCGAACAAAAGTGGATGGGTGAAGCTGAGCGATGAATTGGAGCATGTGAGGCGATATTTACTAATCATGAAAATGAGATTTGAAGAGCGCCTGGATTGGGAAATTGAGTCTCCTCCCGAATTGGGGGATGTCGACCTGCCCAGACTGTTGTTGCAGCCGCTGGTGGAAAATGCCATATTACATGGTGTCGAGAGTAAGATTGAACCTGGCCGGGTAAGGCTGAAGGTCGCTCGCGACGGAGAACGAATCGCCATTACGGTAGAAGACGACGGTGTAGGAATGGACGAAGACAAGCTGAGTTCTCTTCTGGAAGAGCTCGAGAGCGGGAAGGTGACTTCTTCTAAAGATTCCGGTGTCGGAATTGCAAATGTGCAGAGGAGACTTCAACTGTTTTTCACGGGAAAGGACGAGCAGAGTGCAGTAATGGTAATTGATAGCCGGAAAGGTGAAGGCACTCGAATTAATATTCAAATTCCTGTCCAAGGAGGCAGAACGCCATGA
- a CDS encoding ABC transporter permease: protein MEAAKKHFFSDMGVMLGRSMRHITRSMDTIITVCITPIAMMLLFVYVLGGAIQTGTDNYVNYLLPGILLIAIASGISYTAYRLFLDKQRGIIERFHSMPIARSSVLWGHVLTSVVSNVISVVVIILVALIMGFRSSAGLLPWLAVAGILILFTLALTWVAAIAGLSANSVEGASAFSYPLIFLPFISSAFVPTESMPSVVRAFAENQPVTSIVEAIRALLSGQPVGNDIWVALAWCVGILFVAYFFAMRVYKKRM, encoded by the coding sequence ATGGAGGCGGCTAAGAAGCACTTTTTCAGCGATATGGGCGTTATGCTTGGACGTTCCATGCGCCATATTACCCGCAGTATGGACACCATCATCACGGTCTGCATCACTCCGATTGCGATGATGCTGCTGTTCGTCTATGTGTTAGGCGGTGCCATTCAAACCGGAACGGATAACTATGTGAATTACCTGTTGCCCGGCATCCTACTTATTGCGATTGCAAGCGGTATATCCTATACGGCGTACCGCCTGTTTTTAGATAAGCAGCGGGGTATAATTGAGCGGTTCCACTCCATGCCGATTGCGCGTTCTTCCGTGCTGTGGGGGCACGTGCTGACCTCGGTGGTATCCAACGTCATTTCTGTTGTCGTAATCATTCTCGTAGCGCTCATTATGGGCTTTCGGTCATCGGCTGGGCTCCTGCCATGGCTTGCAGTGGCCGGCATACTCATACTGTTTACACTGGCGTTAACTTGGGTCGCAGCAATTGCCGGACTGTCTGCAAATTCGGTGGAAGGTGCAAGCGCCTTCTCCTATCCACTTATCTTCCTACCGTTTATCAGCTCCGCGTTTGTGCCAACCGAGTCGATGCCGTCGGTCGTTCGTGCTTTTGCCGAAAACCAGCCGGTGACCTCGATCGTAGAAGCCATACGTGCGCTACTGTCAGGTCAACCGGTGGGCAATGATATATGGGTCGCTCTTGCGTGGTGCGTCGGGATTTTGTTCGTAGCCTATTTCTTTGCAATGCGGGTGTATAAAAAGCGGATGTGA
- a CDS encoding ABC transporter ATP-binding protein, which translates to MQNKSIQVIGLQKSYKKLQVLKGVDFEVVEGSIFALLGSNGAGKTTVVKILTTLLKQDSGTAIVNGFDVASNPENVRQAISLTGQFAAVDEILTGRENLIMIAKLRYLGNPRQVADGLLQRFGLINAADRRVSTYSGGMRRRLDIAMSLIGKPQVIFLDEPTTGLDPEARIEAWKIVKELANGGTTVFLTTQYLEEAEQLADRIAILHEGRIIANGTLSELKNLFPPAKVEYVEKQPTLEDIFLEIIGKKEGK; encoded by the coding sequence ATGCAAAACAAGTCGATTCAAGTCATTGGCCTACAAAAGTCCTACAAGAAGCTACAAGTCCTAAAGGGCGTAGATTTCGAGGTGGTAGAGGGCAGTATTTTCGCGCTGCTCGGCTCCAACGGGGCGGGCAAGACCACCGTTGTCAAAATTCTCACCACGCTGCTCAAACAGGACAGCGGAACCGCCATCGTAAATGGATTCGATGTTGCGTCAAATCCCGAGAATGTGCGGCAGGCGATTAGTCTGACCGGGCAATTTGCCGCCGTGGACGAAATTTTGACTGGCCGGGAAAACCTTATTATGATTGCCAAGCTGCGATACCTGGGCAATCCGCGTCAGGTAGCAGACGGTTTACTTCAACGCTTCGGCCTGATAAACGCAGCCGATCGCAGGGTGTCTACTTATTCGGGTGGTATGCGCCGCAGGCTTGATATCGCCATGAGCCTCATAGGAAAACCGCAGGTCATTTTCCTCGATGAGCCAACTACAGGGCTTGACCCCGAGGCACGCATTGAGGCTTGGAAGATTGTCAAGGAGCTGGCGAATGGCGGCACGACGGTATTCCTGACCACGCAGTATTTGGAGGAGGCAGAGCAGCTTGCCGACCGAATTGCCATTCTGCATGAGGGCAGGATCATTGCCAACGGCACGCTCTCGGAGCTAAAGAACCTGTTCCCGCCCGCAAAGGTGGAGTATGTTGAAAAACAGCCTACATTGGAGGATATATTCCTCGAAATCATCGGCAAAAAGGAGGGAAAGTAA
- a CDS encoding pentapeptide repeat-containing protein translates to MNQKLTNYVNGVFTSYEGVKSVTELKTDLHSDLQERYRELIAEGKDDETAFKMTIESIGDIEETILEVANLSRSLERQVLINFNASNLAQSDFAGVTAHNGQFKGSALHGSNFSGADLTGSSFKGSDIREANFDGANLTDCSFTALDLSDASFNKSILVRTNYSSSGLDGAKFIGVKLTDVKLTTTDLRKTIFDKCIFDGVDFKYSDLSGQCFDGQTFISVKFDKSGLNGVSFKGAILKNVSFLSGFTLSKKFYRAIKTICFDGAMMDKLTYAALKGMDADLSKVTVI, encoded by the coding sequence ATGAATCAGAAATTGACGAATTATGTGAACGGTGTATTTACGTCATACGAAGGAGTGAAAAGTGTCACCGAATTAAAGACCGACCTGCACTCTGATTTACAGGAGAGGTACCGTGAACTCATAGCCGAAGGTAAAGATGATGAAACAGCTTTTAAAATGACCATTGAGAGCATCGGCGACATCGAGGAAACGATACTGGAGGTCGCCAATCTTTCCCGCTCGTTGGAGAGGCAAGTGCTGATAAACTTTAACGCAAGCAACCTGGCGCAAAGCGACTTTGCAGGCGTTACGGCTCATAATGGACAGTTTAAGGGCAGCGCGCTGCACGGTTCTAACTTTTCAGGCGCTGATTTGACCGGCAGTTCGTTTAAGGGCAGCGACATACGCGAAGCCAATTTTGATGGCGCTAACCTGACGGACTGCAGCTTCACCGCGCTTGATCTTTCGGATGCGAGCTTCAATAAATCAATCCTTGTGCGCACCAATTACAGCTCGTCGGGGCTAGACGGAGCAAAATTCATAGGCGTAAAACTGACCGACGTCAAGTTGACCACGACCGACCTCAGAAAAACAATCTTCGATAAATGCATCTTTGACGGCGTGGACTTCAAATATTCCGATCTGAGCGGGCAATGTTTTGACGGTCAGACGTTTATCAGCGTTAAGTTTGACAAGTCGGGGCTGAACGGAGTTTCGTTTAAAGGTGCGATACTCAAAAATGTATCGTTCCTTTCGGGCTTTACTTTGTCCAAGAAATTTTATCGTGCTATCAAGACCATCTGCTTTGACGGCGCGATGATGGATAAGCTGACCTATGCCGCTCTTAAAGGCATGGATGCCGATTTGTCAAAAGTTACTGTTATATAA
- a CDS encoding PadR family transcriptional regulator, which yields MSENKITSDLLRGHTDTMILRLLSEADRYGYEIVKLIAERSGGEYELKEATMYSSVRRLENDGDIEWYWGDESQGGRRKYFRITEKGKAAYDRNKSNWEYSKRVLENLL from the coding sequence ATGAGCGAGAACAAAATTACATCCGACCTGCTGCGCGGACATACCGATACGATGATTTTACGGCTCTTATCCGAAGCGGACCGCTACGGGTACGAGATTGTCAAGCTGATTGCCGAGCGCTCGGGCGGCGAATATGAATTAAAGGAAGCCACGATGTACTCCAGCGTCCGGCGGCTTGAGAACGACGGCGATATCGAGTGGTATTGGGGCGATGAATCTCAGGGCGGACGCCGCAAATATTTTAGAATTACCGAAAAGGGTAAGGCGGCTTACGATCGCAACAAAAGCAATTGGGAGTACTCAAAGCGCGTACTAGAAAACTTATTATAA
- a CDS encoding ABC-F family ATP-binding cassette domain-containing protein: MIKVENLSFSFPQKELYNNISFTLEEGQHCAFIGTSGSGKSTLIDILMDPERYLFDGKLEIDPTCKMGYVSQFSQPDKTKETTVFEYIGEKFIKIQNEIQMICTEMETSSDIESLLEKYQVALDAFDAIGGEDFESNINKKLNLANLMKRKDIKVSDLSGGEFKLIQVMKEMLEYPELMIMDEPDVFLDFENLNALKNLINSHKGILLVVTHNRYLLNHCFNKILHLENMEIQEFDGRYIEYNFSLLQTKIELQELTIAEEEEIERNENVIINLRAIATYNSEASRGRALKARVKFQERLEARRIKAPFVDIKQPNISFGIDNEIEEDTIVLSVNNYSVSFDELILENVNFEIKSTDKVALIGPNGTGKTTLLREIFKNNNDSIEINADAKVAYLSQLQGEMLNDSNTILEEFIDAGFKTYEEVRSYISDYGFEGEIVNQKIESLSGGEKNMLQLAKVCASKANVLLLDEPTSHLDTYSQLALEKAIEDYKGAILMISHDFYSVVNGMDYVLIIDDKTIRKMKIQKFKKMVYASHFDRDYLEMEQKKKSVETKIELALKDTDFELAKGLVDELEELIKLL, from the coding sequence ATGATAAAAGTTGAAAACTTATCCTTCTCATTTCCGCAAAAAGAACTATATAATAACATTTCATTTACGCTTGAAGAGGGGCAACATTGCGCCTTTATAGGAACAAGTGGCAGTGGGAAAAGTACACTGATCGATATACTGATGGATCCAGAAAGATATTTGTTTGATGGCAAGTTAGAGATAGACCCTACTTGCAAAATGGGGTATGTAAGTCAGTTCTCACAACCAGACAAAACTAAAGAAACAACTGTTTTTGAATATATAGGAGAAAAATTTATTAAGATACAAAATGAAATACAAATGATTTGCACTGAAATGGAAACATCATCGGATATTGAATCGTTACTGGAAAAGTATCAAGTAGCTTTAGACGCATTTGATGCAATCGGTGGGGAAGATTTTGAAAGCAACATTAATAAAAAACTAAATCTGGCAAACCTCATGAAGCGTAAAGATATTAAGGTATCCGATCTTAGTGGCGGGGAATTCAAACTTATTCAAGTGATGAAGGAAATGCTTGAGTATCCAGAATTAATGATTATGGATGAACCAGATGTCTTTTTAGATTTTGAAAATCTAAATGCGCTTAAAAATCTTATTAATTCCCACAAAGGAATACTGCTTGTTGTTACGCACAATCGATATCTATTGAATCATTGTTTCAACAAAATTTTGCATCTTGAAAACATGGAGATCCAAGAGTTTGATGGGCGATATATTGAATATAACTTCTCATTACTTCAAACTAAAATTGAGTTACAAGAACTCACAATCGCTGAAGAGGAAGAAATTGAGAGAAACGAGAACGTAATTATTAATCTTAGAGCAATCGCAACGTATAATTCAGAAGCATCTAGAGGGAGAGCGCTAAAAGCTCGAGTTAAATTTCAAGAAAGATTGGAAGCGCGTAGAATTAAAGCGCCATTTGTTGATATTAAGCAACCGAATATCAGTTTCGGGATCGATAATGAAATTGAAGAAGACACCATTGTTTTAAGTGTCAATAATTATAGTGTTTCCTTTGATGAGTTGATTTTAGAAAATGTTAACTTTGAGATCAAATCTACGGATAAAGTAGCCCTTATCGGTCCGAACGGTACCGGAAAAACAACTTTACTCCGGGAAATCTTTAAAAATAATAATGATTCCATTGAAATAAATGCTGATGCTAAAGTGGCTTATTTATCTCAGCTTCAAGGCGAAATGCTAAACGATTCTAATACAATACTCGAAGAATTCATCGATGCCGGGTTTAAAACTTATGAAGAGGTTAGATCCTATATTTCAGACTATGGCTTTGAAGGAGAAATCGTTAATCAAAAGATAGAATCTTTATCGGGCGGAGAAAAAAATATGCTTCAATTGGCTAAAGTTTGTGCCAGTAAAGCAAACGTATTACTTCTCGATGAACCGACAAGTCATTTAGACACTTACTCACAATTAGCACTGGAGAAAGCCATTGAAGACTATAAAGGTGCGATTCTCATGATTTCTCATGATTTCTATTCTGTGGTAAATGGTATGGATTATGTTTTAATTATTGACGATAAGACGATTAGAAAGATGAAAATACAAAAATTTAAAAAGATGGTCTATGCTAGTCATTTTGATAGAGATTATTTAGAAATGGAACAAAAGAAAAAATCAGTTGAAACGAAAATAGAATTGGCTTTAAAAGATACTGATTTTGAACTTGCAAAAGGTTTGGTTGATGAGCTAGAAGAACTGATTAAGTTGCTTTAA
- the glmS gene encoding glutamine--fructose-6-phosphate transaminase (isomerizing), whose translation MCGIVGYIGNQNSQGILVSGLSKLEYRGYDSAGIAVFTNEGLQVVKAQGRLANLEARLEISPLTGTAGIGHTRWATHGKPSDANSHPHTDSSQKFSVVHNGIVENYLDLKEELMAAGCKFSSETDTEVISHLVAREYDGDIVKAVQKAITHMRGAFALGVLTEYEPDKLVAVRQASPLIIGLGEGENFIGSDIPALLEYTRNVYILNDGEMAVLTRDAVELMTTQGDFISREMITVDWDAVTAEKGGYEHFMLKEIHEQPKAYRDTMRGRINAEGNKVILPELNLTVEQIKNIRNVQIVACGTAYNAGLVGRSLIETLVRIPVENDIASEYRYRSPIVTPETLVIVVSQSGETADTLAALREGQANGAHVLAITNVVGSSIAREANDVLVTLAGPEIAVASTKAYTSQLIAFTLLGLYMAEVRGTQTEEQVSEILTAMHALPEQVEEILAQKEAIKNYAEQISKHKHLFFIGRGVDYAVAQEGSLKLKEISYIHSEAYAAGELKHGTLALIEEGVPVIALATVESVLEKTVSNIKEVKARGADVMAITHEEHVTDLLRSVDQAFVIPKTLPLLTATLSVVTLQLLAYYASLALGHDVDKPRNLAKSVTVE comes from the coding sequence ATGTGTGGTATAGTCGGATATATTGGTAATCAGAATTCTCAAGGTATCTTGGTTTCAGGCTTAAGTAAGTTGGAATATCGTGGGTATGATTCCGCGGGTATTGCGGTGTTCACGAATGAAGGATTGCAGGTTGTTAAGGCACAGGGTCGCTTGGCGAACTTGGAAGCTAGATTGGAAATTAGCCCATTAACAGGCACCGCAGGGATCGGACACACACGTTGGGCTACGCACGGTAAACCTTCTGATGCGAACTCCCATCCACATACGGATTCAAGCCAGAAGTTCTCTGTTGTACACAACGGGATTGTCGAAAACTATCTGGATCTGAAGGAAGAACTAATGGCTGCAGGCTGTAAATTCTCTTCTGAAACCGACACTGAGGTTATTTCTCACCTAGTCGCTCGCGAATATGACGGAGATATTGTCAAAGCTGTACAAAAAGCTATTACTCACATGCGTGGTGCGTTTGCACTGGGCGTATTAACAGAGTACGAACCAGATAAACTGGTGGCTGTACGTCAAGCTAGTCCTTTGATTATTGGTCTTGGCGAAGGTGAAAACTTTATCGGGTCTGATATTCCTGCTTTGCTCGAATATACCCGCAACGTATATATTTTGAACGACGGCGAAATGGCAGTCCTGACACGGGATGCTGTCGAACTAATGACGACCCAAGGCGACTTTATTTCTCGGGAAATGATTACTGTCGATTGGGATGCTGTAACGGCGGAAAAAGGCGGTTACGAGCATTTCATGTTGAAAGAAATTCACGAACAGCCTAAGGCATACCGCGATACTATGCGTGGTCGTATTAATGCAGAAGGCAACAAGGTTATTCTTCCAGAGCTGAACTTGACTGTTGAACAGATCAAGAACATCCGTAATGTTCAAATCGTAGCTTGCGGTACTGCCTATAACGCAGGTCTTGTGGGACGCAGCTTGATTGAAACCTTGGTACGTATTCCAGTGGAAAATGACATTGCATCAGAGTATCGTTACCGTTCACCAATCGTAACCCCTGAAACGCTTGTTATTGTTGTCAGCCAATCTGGTGAAACTGCTGATACGTTGGCTGCTCTGCGTGAAGGTCAAGCAAACGGCGCTCATGTATTGGCAATCACTAACGTAGTTGGCAGCTCCATTGCCCGGGAAGCTAATGATGTTCTCGTAACCCTTGCTGGACCTGAAATAGCGGTGGCTTCCACTAAAGCCTACACATCGCAGCTGATCGCATTTACTTTGCTGGGTCTGTATATGGCAGAAGTTCGCGGTACGCAAACCGAAGAGCAAGTGTCAGAAATTCTGACAGCTATGCATGCTCTGCCAGAGCAAGTTGAAGAAATTTTGGCTCAAAAAGAAGCCATTAAAAACTATGCAGAGCAAATCTCCAAGCATAAGCACCTGTTCTTCATCGGCCGCGGCGTAGATTACGCAGTTGCTCAAGAAGGCTCGCTGAAGCTGAAAGAAATCTCTTACATTCACTCCGAAGCTTATGCTGCGGGCGAATTGAAGCATGGTACACTGGCCTTAATCGAAGAAGGCGTTCCTGTAATTGCCCTGGCAACTGTAGAATCCGTCCTCGAAAAGACTGTAAGTAACATCAAAGAAGTGAAAGCCCGCGGCGCAGACGTAATGGCAATCACCCACGAAGAGCATGTAACCGACCTGCTTAGATCTGTCGATCAAGCCTTTGTAATTCCTAAGACATTGCCATTATTGACGGCAACTTTGTCTGTAGTTACGTTGCAATTGCTGGCATACTACGCTTCCTTGGCCCTGGGTCATGACGTGGATAAACCACGTAATTTGGCGAAGAGTGTTACGGTGGAGTAG